The Gallus gallus isolate bGalGal1 chromosome 5, bGalGal1.mat.broiler.GRCg7b, whole genome shotgun sequence region ctctgcagagcttctctccagcagcccAGCCTCTAAACTGACTGCCACATGCAGTTATTCCTAGCCATGTGCAAGACCATTCTTGAACCTTTCTCTTGATGAACCcacatcaggttcctctctaCCCAGCTCTCTAGTCTTGTacaggtctcactgaatggcagcactgcCTACCAGTGTCAgacactcctcccagctttgtatcatcaacAAACTTAAGAAGGATAGACTCTACCCCTTCATCCAGGTGATTGATGAAGATGTTCAACAAGACCTGACCGAGCACAAACCCCTGAGGAACACTGCTagctacaggcctccaaccagactctgcactgctgatgaCAACcccctgagctctgccagtcagccagttctcaacccaCTTTACAGTCCACTCAtatctatcccacactttctaATCTTCAttacaaggatgttgtgggagactGTCAGATGCCTTGGTGAAGTCAAGATAAACAGCATCCACCACTCTCCCCTCATCTACCCAGCTTGTGATAACATTATAGAAGGCTACCAAGTcagtcaagcatgatttccccttaGTGAGTCCATGTTGACTACACTTGATAACCTTCTCCAATTGCTTGATGATCGCATTCAGAACAagctgctccatcacctttccagggatggaggctGACTGGCCCCTAGTTGCCCAGATTCATACTTCTTgacctttttgaagactggtgTGACGTTGACTATCCTCTAGTCCTCAGGGACTTCTCCCATTCTccaagacctttcaaagatgacaGAGTGGTTTGCCCATCATTTATGCCAGCTCCCTGAGCACAAGTGAGTTTATCCCATCAGTGCTCATGGATTTGTAAGTCCATGATTTTGGCTCTCTGATTAGATCAACCTGGACCAAGGGAAAGTCCACCCCCCAGACTCGCTCTCTTACCTCCAGGGTCTGGGACTCCTGAAGGGCAGTGTTAGTAGCAAaggctgaagcaaagaaggcattcagtatCTCCATCTCAACATCCCCATTACCTGGGTATCCACCTCATTCacacacattttccctagtcCTCCTTCTACTATtgacatacttaaaaaaaaccctttgttATCCTTGACATCCTTTGACAGATACAATTCCAAGCAGGCCTTAGCCTTCCTTGTTGAAGGCTCACTTGCTACAGTAAAAGCTTTATCCTTATTTGATTCCACCAGACATGCTTCTAGCATAAGAATCAGTAACACAAATGACATCTGTTCTCTGCCTtcacatcattaaaaaaaaaatcacaacatcataggttggaggggacataaagatgatctagttccagcttcccctgccatgggcagggtttcagccactagatcaggctatccagaatcccatccaacctggcctcaaacgcctccagagatggagcattcACAACTTCTatgggcatcctgttccagtgtttcaccactcTCTAAAAAATTTCTTTgtaacatctaacctaaatctcccctcttttagtcattcccccttgtcataTCACTAGAAGACCATGTAAGaagtccagcttttcatccagcAGGATGACGTTCTTCACCACAGAGTTGTTCTCAATGAGTTCTCCCAGCCTGTATTCACATctgggtcaaggcaatcccAAGTGTAAcaccttgtacttggccttgttcAGTGTCATTAAGAATTCATGTGCatacttttcaagcctgtccaggtccctctggatggcaacCCTTCCTTCTATGGCGtgaactgcaccactcagctaGCAGAAAGAGAAGCTAACAGAGGATAAAAGAATTCCtaaatatgtatacacatatCAGGAGGATAGATTTTAGCCTGTGTGCTTTCAATAGGAAATGAATTTGATTATTTTACTGCACTGATCTAACACCTCTTTGAAGTCAAAATTGTAGCCCTGTAAGAGAATAGATGACAATAATCAGGGAATCACTACTGTGTTATTTACCAGCTTCCTGTCAGGTATGTGAACTGGATGCCTTTTGAGTAACACTGGCCTAATAAAGCAGCACACGTAGCTGAAGGTTTGCTGTTACTTTGGTAGGAGATGTCAAATATGTAATAAAGTTATGTTCAACACTACTTAACATAGCCGCATTGCTGCCACTTTTACTGATATACTCACCTTGGCTCCTAGGTtggttaaaaagaaagtaaataacTCAAAGAAAGGAATCTATAAAAGTCAAACATtctaacttgattttttttgtctttggaTATTTATTTACAGGTTGTGACCACATGCTTGCAGGTGTAAAATCCCTAAAGATAGTCAAGAAGACTGGAGATAAGCATGGTTCTTGGATGAAAGATCCTGGCAAAAAGCAtgcaaagatttatttattaaatggTCCTGTgaataatgttatttttgaaTTTGCAAACATCATGACATTCATGGAAAGCAATCATACACTAAAAGCTCGCAGAGTCATCCTGCCATTTCCCTGGGAAGGGACTGGCCACATTATTTATCAGGGTTTCCTATTCTATCACAGACACGGCTCCTTAAATGAAATACTTAAATTCAATatccagaaaagaaatatagTTGACCATATGCTACTGCCAGGGGCTGGAAGAATTCCTGCCTATCAGCTTTCTCCATCTACAAAAATAGATCTCGCTATTGATGAGCAAGGGCTCTGGGCAATCCATGCAGAACCAGAGATTGGAGGAAATATTGTAATTACTAAAATCAACCACATAACCATGTCAGTGGAACACACTTGGGATACAACATGCAGCAGCAAGGATGCTGAAGCAGCCTTCATGGCATGCAACACACTCTATGTTGTATACAATTTTCCTAGTGGAGGTACCTCTCGCATACAATGTGCATACGATGTTTTGGGTGCTGTAAATACTTATGAAATACCAGTATTGCATTTTCCAAAACGTCAGGGTAGTCATTCCACTATTCATTATGATCCCAAGGAAAAGCAGCTCCTTGCCTGGGGTGATGGATCCCAGATTATTTATAAGCTTCAAAACCAGCAAAAAGGTTAGAATCTTGAGCAACTTTTCAAATACATCTGAAAGCTAGTCTCAGTCAATGTggaattaaaacaattttgatGCACGATAATGACCATCTGCTACAACTTTCATTTCTTATATAAATTAATGTTTACACATACTAGTGATCTTAAGCTAGtgtccatttaaaaatatgtaaataccCCATAAATAAGAATTAACTCATGAATTTGTACGATATGAATACATACAAACTAGTCTTAAAGAACACAGTAAAATAACAAATAGGTGTGcatacatgcacacaaacaTCTCTCTGACATGTTCTAGTCCTATTAAAACTATACTTTCTGCCTCATTGTCATGGAAATCAATTAAGTCCTTCCTACCGAACATGCACTATCTTACTGCCTTCAGTATCCCAGTACACTGGGAAAAAATATCTATGtcaaaagcactgcaaaaatCACATGCTATCAGAGAAGCTATCTATAAAGATTTAACGGCAAAGATTTATCAtattgcaaagcaaagcagtatACATCCTCACAAACATACAGCTTATGTTTAACATATGATCTTCCTGCACATTATATCAAGGCTATTTCTAGTCACTGACTTCCTAgcttttttccacaaaaatttCACAATTTTTGTTGCCTGCATAGCTGCCCAGGCCACTTTCGGTCCAACAAACATTAGTTGCAGATGGATATTCCCACTTACGAGCTTCAATTTGTCACCTTCcagttttttcttcagtgtatcACTGGCTGTTTGTAGGAGGGAATGTTCCTAGGTCTGTTCAGAACCACATGCTACTTAACTGTTTTGCTTAACagtaactgttttctttccactatCAGCATCTAGTTCTGAGGCACTTTCTCAATATTACCAAACATTACTATTGGTCATACCTAAACCATTCTTATCCTAGCCACTGACTTCAACAAAATATCTGTACAGAAAATGTGGACCAGATGAGCCCAAGTAGTAAGAGTGCACATCACTTGCTCAATCCTGGCTTTGCAAAAAAATCTCCACAGAAATACAACTTCATttgcttcaagaaaaaaagaagcaaacaaaacacacactagacacatgcaaaaaaaatggCTTTAGCTTTTGGATTTTAACTGGATGttaactacaaaaaaaaagtacttgaaAAGCAATCCTCAGTAGTTTTGACAAAAAAACCATTTTGTTCTTTATGCAGAAAGTGCTGGTCTGTTTAAAGTCAGCttacacagaacaaaataacaTCAGGCAATTATTTTGTAAAGGAGTTCCCAAATACAGCTAAAAGCATACAGACTGAGAAATTTTAACAGTATTGGTCTGATTTTAGCATGAGAAAATACCATTCTAAACAGCCTTAATGACTACAGCATTAATTCCATGCTACGGAGGACACAAAAGCAGTTAAAGACATCCTTGGACTTAGAGTAAGAAGGGCTAGCAATGATTTGCTGTGTAGGTTAAAGGCAGATTACAATACTTAGCCTTCTATTCCTCACCTGTAAAGTTACACATGCAAAATAGAGTATTAACCAcctctgcagtgctttcagatCCTTTCTGTAAAAGGATGTATAATCTTGacttaaataaaggctttcgACATAAATATGAATTAAGCTTGCTCTTTCAGAAAAGGCATACCTGGAGGCTCTCTCTGTGTCACAGTGTGTAGGGCACAGCACACTTCATTATTATTCTATATTCAAGATGGCTGTAACAATCAACAACCCTCAAAAACTCAGGCTAGGCAGTTTCTGAACCTTGCTGCCTGGGAAATCTAAACTCCGTAATACATTCATAGATGGCctaattttaataaaacatagGTCCTGCATGGATAACCTTCATTAGGTTATTTCatatcacattaaaaaaaagactaaaagcATTGTCACAAATTGAAGTTGAAACTTTGCTACTCCTTGTGAATAAGCCTCAAGACTTCTAACCTGAGAAATATATGAATGATAAAACACCTGTAATTTGCAGATGTTAGCAGTGATGTTGATTTGCTGACTTGTTTGTGTGCAAACTaaggaaagagaacagaagGACATATCATTGAATAAGTCTGCCTCAAGTACTTGTAAGGCCTTTAATGACCTGGACTCTGTGCACTTCCCAGGGAATTCACTTCAACAATTCACAAACCAGCCACCAGATCATTCTTCCTAAAGcataaattctattttttttcttgctgtactACAACCCCACTCATTTCTATCACATCTagaataaaaaacacagaagtagcTTTATTTCATCAACCAGAGAGTTAAACAAACCAATAGCCAATCTCAAAGTACCAAAAAAGAACATAAGAACACTGTAAACTTGTAACTGGCCTTTAATAATTCATGCCAGAGGGACACTGTGTCAATATCactgaagatttctttttccacgAATCTGCCCAattgctttttactttaaaGGCCTAGTCCTAAACTGCTTCCTCTATCACTGTCTATTTATTACAGCAGATTAGAAGTCAAAGTGTCAATGTAGTTTCCTATGCACATAGTATCATTTTCAATTCAAATATCTCATACGGATAAGATGGTTTTCCCTTTAGGAGTTGCAGAGGTTTACTTTGGCTTTATGCTTCCACTGTATTCGTCCAAAAGCAATTTTAATGCATCTGCAAGATGTAAGCAGATTTAATGCCAACtttccagtgccacatctgcagtTGGTAGAAACAACTTGTACAGAAAAgtttaagttttgttttctggctgtTGGGGtaattttgcttgtttgtattttgaataggtggaaaaaaaaaactaatttaaacCCTTAACTCTTAGCTTCTTTTCTGAGTCCACAGAAGTTATCTGAATTCAGTGATTTCAATTACAGAGGCAATCAGAACTGAAGCATGCTCAGAGCATGCACCACTATGCAAAGCGTTATCTCCTAAAGAGGTCTAAAAAccatttcagtaatttttttttttttagcacaagCAATTTCACTGAATGATACTGTAATGTGGTACAAAGCATAAGATGGCAGAGCAACAAGGTCTTTGTCTACAGTAAGGGAGGATCTGCTTAAAAGTGATTGCAGTAGTCatagaaataagagaaagaaactgcttaccttcaaaAGGCTTGCAAGGtcctcaggtatgcagggatctccagaagAGATGTCCTCACCTCCATTACCAACTCTTCAATGAGGTCTGAGAAGtggtggatcctggctccagccgTTCCAGTCATTCAGTACACTGCATGTTACCTGAGCTCTCCCATGttggccttgccttcccacCAGATGCTCAaccactgcttcaggccatgacttgGCATTTCCACTACCCATACTGAAACCATCATTTCGAAAGTTAGTCACTGCAGTGatgaaaaaaagtttcaaataagaaaatcaAGTTCTTAAATTTCTAATACCATCTTATGTATTTTGAATACTTTTCTCATGAAACATACTAAAAACaatggcttttttgtttgtatgtttgcttttttccccagtgtctttttttgttgactgttttttgttttaaaaattcatcAATAGATATAAAGGATGTACATTTGTTCTACCCAAGTAATTTtaagttcattaaaaatgttgtaTATTGTTACTTATTGTTGTATATTATCAACTTGCATATTTATGTTTTGACATGCAgaaatgcacacacaaacaggaataaaaaacCAAGAGCACACAGCCATACACTTTCATACCACTACAGTTTTGCGTGTGAATTTGAACATCgcaagttggaagggacccacaagggtCACTGACACCAACTCCTAGATCCACACCATAAAATTGGTCACCTTAAGCTTATCTTGtagtcaaaaagaaaatatttttccccacCCACAATCTTCCTGCAACAGAAACCTCTATCGATTTATCAGGCATAGCACTGAAATGCAGGTGGCACAATTCAGTTGTAGCTCATTTTGCAAGCCATAGTTTAAATAACTCCCTTTAAAAGGGCTATAGGGCAAAGAAATAATAGGTTGAACATACATTTCTAGGTAAACCAAACTTTCTGGTGAAGTGTATGTGCAGACTAATACAAGTCTGCTGTTACGATATTTACCTAATGTTACTCGCTACATTGaataaaagtgtttttattcATAACAATCACATTTCATCCTTGATCATGTCTATGCAGATGTACTTGGTTTTCCTCACAAAGCAATCAAACATCACATGACTGACTGtccaagaaaagcaacaaagaatgTTCATAAACAAGACATGAATACTTTTTGAAAAGGAATGTGCTATGTCCACAGGAATAGAATCCTGATAGCTAGCAGTACACAAGCAAGGAAAGTTCAAAGGTGAATTCATATCCCTGTTCATACCATTACTTCAGGgaagcaaatatttcttttctttgtgcatGTTTATACAATTGTACTgaataaaaatcagcattttagATTCTTGGTGAATCATGAATCAGCCTTTATTAGTGAATGTTacaattgtgttttttttaaaggaaccCAAAAGGTAAGTCTTATCTGCTAATGAGCACATGaatatttgcagaaagaaaatcctgTATGCAATAACAAAAGCTAAATtatttcccaggctgaacatgCAAGTCACAATTCAGATCTACATACAGAAACTCACCACCCtaagcaacaacaacaagaacatATTCGTTATTGTACTAGTAAGCTTCTGATACTCAGGTGCTCCTTTCAGAGCATTTGTTTACCTCCATCCTTGGGTTTTACACAGGGACTTTAAAATGAGATCTATGTATCTGGCAGAAACTAACAAATACACTAGATTTGTATCccagtttgaaagaaaagagtaaGGAGATTTGTTTTGGCCATACAGAAGAAAGTAAAGTTCTCATATGGCTGACGTTATTTATCAACCCCCACTAATTCTTCCCAATTTCTATAAGGTATGCTATAAAGTCTAAAGTCTAGTTTCTTA contains the following coding sequences:
- the OLFML1 gene encoding olfactomedin-like protein 1, encoding MIIVGLHFLLVPFLKNIMGEAQYVMQDAALMNYIDRRILSLENRLEKCNQDILDYVEEFRDFSKMVLSRLSGLNSYKTEVKDEVENLLTRVERAQRDIDYFGSVRDSKTCVEVDEDLVKQQLLEEAEEKRKLKVILNASCDHMLAGVKSLKIVKKTGDKHGSWMKDPGKKHAKIYLLNGPVNNVIFEFANIMTFMESNHTLKARRVILPFPWEGTGHIIYQGFLFYHRHGSLNEILKFNIQKRNIVDHMLLPGAGRIPAYQLSPSTKIDLAIDEQGLWAIHAEPEIGGNIVITKINHITMSVEHTWDTTCSSKDAEAAFMACNTLYVVYNFPSGGTSRIQCAYDVLGAVNTYEIPVLHFPKRQGSHSTIHYDPKEKQLLAWGDGSQIIYKLQNQQKG